CTTTGCAAAGTGCATTGTAAAATGTCCGCAGTCAGCTTTCTTTATATCAACTGTCATATCGATAACTCTGCCGTTAATGCCTTCATATGTCTTCTCACCACGCAAAGTATCATTAACTACCAGCTTGTTCTGCCTGTATCCACAAAGCTCTCTGACCGGAGTCTGGATCAGCTTGCCATCAGAGATCATTAGCTCTCTAGGAACTGACATCATACATGCCCACTTCTGTCCACGTGGCAGCGTATTTACGCTGTCCCAAGACTGCATCCAGCCAATCATCACTCTTCGTCCATCAGGTGTCATTATAGTCTGCGGTGCATAAAAATCAAATCCACTGTCCACAGATACCGCTTTTTCATACTTAAAAATATGGTTCTCTTCATCCACATCGCCTATGAAGAATACCACGTTATTTCCATTGTGAAACTCTCCATCTGCTGACATGTCCTGTGGGGATACTATAAGCAGCTTATGTCCATCCATCTCAAAATAGTCTGGGCACTCCCATACTACGCCAAATCTGCCTGTTTCATCCTTTGCAAATACTGATTCAAATTTCCAGTTGTACATATCATCTGAAGAAAACAGTACAACCTGAGGGATTCCATCATATGTCCGGTTTCCAGTCAGCATATAGTACCTGCCGTCCTCATCCTTCCAGACCTTCGGATCTCTGAAATCAGCACGGCTGCATTCCTCTGGCATGATCTTCCCATCGACAACAGGATTGCCGGATATTTTTTCATAACTAATTCCATCGCCTACAGCCATACACTGGTTTTGTATAACATTCTTAGTTCCATCAGCCAGTTTTTCCTCAACTACTCCTGTATAGAACAATACATGCTTCCCGTCATTCTCTATAGCAGTTCCTGAAAAGCACCCAAATGAATCAAATTTCGAGTCTGGCGCCAGCGCAGTTGGAAGCTCTTCCCATTTTATGAAATCCTTTGAACTGGAGTGTCCCCAGTGCATCGGTCCCCACTCTGTACTGTATGGATGGAACTGGTAAAACAAATGTGCCTTTCCTCCATATATGGAAAACCCATTTGGATCGTTTAACCAGCCCACCGGAGTTGTGAGGTGGAACTCCGGCTTATCTGCTCTGTCTACTCTGTTCTTTTTTATATATTCATCTGCCTTCTGGCATGTGTACATACTATGTCCTCCTTCTGCTTGATTAGATTGTTTTTTCGGTTGTGCTGTCAAAGAAGTGCAGCTTATGTGGCATGAATACAAACGAAACCTTGTCGCCTATCAGGCTTATCTCATACTTTGATACTCTTGCAACAGTCTTGCTTCCCGCAAACTGGAAATACAGATTATTTTCATTTCCCGTCCACAAGAAGATCACGCCAGTTCTTCTGCGAAGGGATACAACCGACTAATTCAATATTCAACAAAAAGATCAAACCGCCCACACCCCTTTATTTATCTGAGGTGTTGGCGGTTTTTATCAAAACTTTTGTCCTATAAGTTTAAATATCGGAAACCAGTTTCTTTTTTATTACCTTACATAGAATATCATTCTGTCTACTGCGCATGCTCGAACTGATGCTCTTTGTAGTGATGAGCCTCCTCCAGCATCATGTCCTTGACCTTCATAAGTCTGACCTGGGTGCTTCGCTCATTCTCATCAAGCTTCATGCTTATATACTTTATTCCCTCCCGGGTCTCCGGGATGATGACATGCTCAAGAGCATTTACACGCCTTCTGGTCTTCTCTATCTCCGCTGCGAGCATCTGGCAGGACTTCTCCACCTCCGCCAGTCTCAGCATATCAGGAAGTATATCCGATAGGGACTTCACTGCATCGTCCAACTCTCCAGATGTAAATGCAAATCCATACGAATAGATGTCATTTGAATTTGCGCTTTTCGTCTTATAGTCGTACACCGGAATGTCAACACTCATTACATTCCTGTCGCCAAGGGCGATCCGCACCTCCTGCTTCGGAGCCATGAGCGCCGTGCTCAATGTCTGCTCATTCATACCCGCCTTCGCTATTACAAAGCCTGTGTTGGCAGCTTTGATACCTGCCTCAACCTTCTTTCTCAGTTCCATATTCTCTCTTGCCATGTCAAGGAACTGCCTCATCAGCTCATCTCGCTTATCCTTAAGGAGCTTATGGCCTCTGGATGCCGTGACCAGCTTCTTCTTAAGCCTTGTCAGCTCCATTCTGGTTGGATTAACCACAACATTAGCCATCTGTCTTCTCCTTTCTTCCAAATATATTCTCAAGCTACTTGACATGTATTACAAGGACAACGTGTATATGGCAATTTTGAATTTCGTACATTTAATTGTGTCCCCATTGCGGCATATATTGCCAACCGGGGGTCGCTTCCGCTTATTTCGGTCTGCAGCGGTACTAAGGTGCCGCTTGAGGCGCCACCTAAGGACCGGCGACCTCAAACTCCCCCTATTGGCAATATATGCCGCAATGGGGACGAACACAACCTACGCCTTTCAAAATTGCCTACCCACTACTTTCCGTAATACATGTCAAGCCACTTGTCGTCGATACGTTTCAGCTCGGCTCTAGGAAGAATGGAGAGAAGCTTCCAGCCGATGGCAAGTGTCTCCTCAATACTTCTGTCGGTGCCGTACCCCTGGGATACATACTCCTTCTCAAATGCCTCTGCAAACTTTGCATATATAATATCTATATCTGAAAGTGCCGACTCACCCAGGATAGTCATGAGCTCCTTGGCATCCTTTCCTCTTGAATAAGCAGCAAATAACTGGTTCATGGTGCTGGCGTGATCTCCTCTGGTCTTGCCCTCACCGGTTCCCTTATCCTTAAGTCTGGACAGTGACGGAAGTACATCGATAGGCGGTGTGACTCCCTTTCTATACAGCTCTCTTGAGAGAATGATCTGTCCCTCTGTGATATATCCCGTAAGGTCTGGTATAGGATGAGTCTTGTCATCCTCAGGCATGGTCAGGATCGGTATCATGGTTATACTTCCATTCTTACCCTTCTGTCTTCCGGCTCTCTCATACAGAGTTGCCAGGTCAGTGTACATGTATCCAGGATAACCACGGCGTCCCGGAACCTCTTTTCTTGCAGCTGATACCTCACGAAGTGCATCCGCATAGTTCGTGATATCCGTGAGGATTACCAGAACGTGCATGTTCTTCTCAAATGCAAGATACTCAGCGGCGGTAAGTGCCATTCTAGGTGTGGCGATACGCTCAACCGCAGGATCATTTGCCAGGTTGATGAAGAGGACTGTTCTATCTATGGCACCAGTCTCCTTGAAGCTCTCTGTGAAGAAGTTTGCCTCCTCAAATGTGATACCCATGGCTGCAAATACAACGGCGAATGGCTCATCTGTTCCGCGCACCTTTGCCTGTCTTGCTATCTGTGCTGCAAGCTGGCTATGCGGAAGTCCTGAGGCCGAGAATATCGGCAGCTTCTGTCCTCTTACCAGTGTGTTCAGTCCATCTATGGCTGATATACCTGTCTGAATGAACTCAGACGGATAGTTTCTGGCAGCTGGATTCATCGGCAGACCATTGATATCTCTTCTCTCATCAGGAAGTATCTCAGGGCCGCCATCTATAGGTCTTCCAAGTCCGTCAAATACACGGCCAAGCATATCTTCTGATACGCCGAGCTCCATACTCCTTCCAAGGAATCTTACTTTGCTGTTTGAAAGGTTGATACCTGTTGAATTTTCAAAGAGCTGTACCAGGGCGTCCTCACCATTTATCTCAAGGACCTTGCATCGTCTGATCTCGCCGTCCGCCAGCTCGATCTCACCCAGCTCATCATAAGCTACATTCTCAACTCCGTGCACCAGCATCAGAGGACCCGCAACTTCCTGTATAGTTCTGTATTCCTTTGGCATAGTCTTAGTCCTCCTTCTCTATAGCTTCCTGAAGCTCTTTGTCAAGCTCCCTGGATATCTTCTCGTACTCTTCATCCACATTCTCAGGAAGCACATATTTGAATCGTCCGATCTTTTCTCTGATCGGCATATTCAGAATATTTCTTATGCTTGCTCCACCGGCAAGAGCCTGCGCCGACTCCTCATAAAATGCCATGATGAGCTCCATCATCAAAAACTGCTTGTGAAGCGGTGTGTATGTGTCCACATCATGGAATGAGTTCTGGTGAAGAAAATCCTCTCTGATGGATCTCGCCGCCTCCATCTTCAGTCGGTCTCCCGCTGAAAGAGCATCCATACCTACCATCTTAACGATCTCATCGAGCTCTGCCTCCTCCTGAAGCAGTGTCATCATCTTCTGTCTGTCGACCATGAACTTTTCATTTACATTTTCCTCGAACCATTTGCCCATATTGTCCACATACAGAGAGTATGAGGTCAGCCAGTTGATAGCAGGGAAATGTCTCTTGTACGCAAGCGATGAATCCAGTCCCCAGAATACCTTGACGATTCGAAGTGTTGCCTGTGAAACCGGCTCGGAAATATCACCACCCGGAGGAGAAACCGCACCGATAACCGACAGTGCACCGGTTCTGCCCTCGCTGCCGAGAGTCTTGACCATTCCGGCTCTCTCGTAGAACTGCGCAAGTCTTGAACCGAGGTAAGCAGGGTAACCCTCCTCTCCAGGCATCTCCTGCAGACGTCCTGACATCTCTCTGAGCGCCTCAGCCCAACGGGATGTGGAATCCGCCATGAGTGCCACCGAGTAACCCATATCACGGAAATACTCAGCTATAGTTATACCTGTATATATAGATGCCTCTCTGGCCGCAACCGGCATATCCGATGTGTTGGCTATGAGGACTGTTCTCTGCATGAGCGAATGTCCGGTCTTCGGATCCTTCAGCTCTGGAAACTCGTTCAGAACATCCGTCATCTCGTTTCCTCGCTCTCCGCATCCGATGTAGACTACGATATCCGCCTCAGCCCACTTTGCAAGCTGATGCTGGATGACTGTCTTACCGCTTCCGAAAGGTCCGGGAACCGCAGCCACTCCTCCCTTTGCTATAGGGAAGAATGTATCCACAACTCTCTGTCCTGTGATAAGTGGCATAACCGGTGGTATCTTCTCCTTATATGGACGGCCCTTACGAACCGGCCACTTCTGCATGAGTGTCAGCTCCCTGTCACCCTTGTCTGTCTCAACCACACATACAGTCTCCTCAACTGTGAATTCTCCTGCCTTTATCTCTTTGATGGTTCCTGTCACGCCATAAGGCACCATGATCTTCTGTGTGACAACCACAGTCTCCTGAACTGTTCCTATCACATCGCCTGCCGACACCTTATCGCCCACTTTTGCTGTCGGCACAAACGTCCACTTGATATCTCTCTTCAGCGATGGAACTTCAACTCCTCGCTTCAGGTTATTGCCACATATCTTCATGATGTCATCCAGCGGTCTCTGGATTCCATCGTATATACTGCTTATAAGTCCCGGTCCCAGCTCAACTGATAGAGGCATTCCCGTTGACTCGACCGGTGCTCCCGGTGCAAGTCCCGATGTCTCCTCGTATACCTGAACTGATGCCTGATCTCCGTGCATCTCTATGATCTCGCCGATAAGTCTGCTCTCACTTACACGCACAACGTCGTACATATTTGCATCACGCATGCCCTCAGCGATGACCAGTGGTCCGGCGACCTTCTTAATCTTTCCTGTAGCCACTTAACAGCTCACGCTCCCTTCTATACTCACTCGCTCCATAGATAATTGCAAAATCGAATTATACCGATTTCGCAATTACCTATATCCGCTCGTTTCACCATTATTTTCTAATCATTCTTCATTAAATAATATGTCCGAGCCTACAGCCTGCTCAACGGATTTTTTTACTCCCGCTATTCCAGCCCCTGTATTGCCTGATATCCCCGGTATGAGAATGATCGCTGGCTTCATAACCTCTCTGTATCTGTCTATCTCTTTATTGAGATCCGAAGCCAGTGCCTCGGTCATATATATAACTGCATAATTGTCCTCCGCCAGCCTTTTCAGCAGCGTAACCCCATACTCCGGATCATCTACAGGAAATGTATCCAGGCCCAGAGTTGCAAATCCGTATATACTGTCATAATCGCCCATAACAGCTATCTTATACATACATCTCCCTTACCCTTTCCCTGATAGCCTCCTCCGGAAGCCGGTTCAGCTTGCATGTCAATATGATCCTGACTGTCTTTATCTCGTTGAGCCTCGCCAGAATGTACGCCACTATCGGTCCCACCGTAAATGGGTTGTACTTCTGAGGCTTTATCGTCTCTATGATACGGTTATCACACCATCTCTCAAATGCCGATGCTGACTCAGAAAGTGCCTCTGCCCCACCGGCGTATGCTGTGTCCGCAAGGTATCTCTCTATCTCCTCCATGCCAGCCACCGCAGCCGTCGCCAGCCTGTCAATATCCAGAGTGTTGCACTCCGCCATGGCTCTCTTCATGAAATCCTTGTTTTTGCCTGTCTTCATGGATCTCACCGCTATCTTGATATCTGCAACAGCCACCGTCGTCTCTGCATAATCCCTGAGCAGTCTGTCATCTGCCTTCTTCGCAGCCTGCATGATCGCCAGCAGTGTTCCTCTGTCTATCACAGCATCGCACATCTGACCGTCTCCGGCCTGTGCCATACAGTCCCAAGCCTCCCTCGCGCAGTCTCTCATGTGTTCTGGAAGTCTGTCCCACGCCTTATCACTTACGATGGACAACATCTTCTGACCGTCTATCTCGGAATTGTCGAAGAACACATGGGCAGGAGTTTCCCCGGCAACCACAGTCTTGATCGCCGCCTTGAGATTGTGATACAGATCCGGAAGTCTTATGACATCGAACACGGACATATCATTCACCATCTCGGCCACGGCAGCCCACGTCTTGTCGGTCTCCGCCCTAAGTATGTCATTTTCATCCATACTGGCATTATCACTATCGCCCCAGCCCTTCTCTATGATGAACTGAACCGCCTTCTTGTAGGAATCTGTGGCCACGAGCTGTTCTATGGCCGCCTGACTCATAAGCGACATCTCAAGCGCCCTGATCCTGGCAACCGCATATATATATTTGTCTGCCATCTGCCTACCTCCAGCTATCTGTTATCAACAAATAATAATTCATTTACTTTGTCTGCCAAATGTTCTCTGTTCGCGTCCAGCATCGCCCTGAATGAACAGTTTTCCTCGATTCCTCCGTAAATGAGAACAAATCCTCCATCTATATCACAGTTTCCATCGGACACCTTCAGGCTTCCTCCATGAGCTGCAGCTATCTGCTCTATCTGCTTCTCAGTCTGTGGTGTAAGTCGTTTTCTATCTTTCCTGGAGAAGCATATCTCTCCGCTTTTCGGCTGTACCGACTTCTCCAGACATCTGATGATCACCCGGAAATACTCCTCATCCGGAAGCGCCACCATTGCGTCATATGCCTTATCCAGCATATTTCCGATGATGGTCTGTTTTGCCGCAAGTATCGCCTGTCTCTTCTTGAGTTCCGATGAGGACTTCGCCCTGAATGATCCGGACTTTTCTGCCTGAGCAACCTTCTCACCGGTATCCTCATTCATCTTATCCACAGTCTTTTTGGCATTTGCAATGATGGAATCCGCGTTTCTGGCAGCCTGAGCTTTGATCTCTTCAGCTTCCTTCTGCGCTTCCTGAAGGATCTGTTCTACGATTGTATCTAATCCTGTCATAAAGTACATCCTCCTTACTATCGTCTATTGTTCATGCGCATGAAAAATTAAAGTTTGATTCCATTTACCGCAAGAATTGATACCAGAAGTGCAAGGATCGCATATGTCTCAACCATGGCTGGGAAAAGCATCGCCTTA
This sequence is a window from Coprococcus eutactus. Protein-coding genes within it:
- a CDS encoding V-type ATP synthase subunit F encodes the protein MYKIAVMGDYDSIYGFATLGLDTFPVDDPEYGVTLLKRLAEDNYAVIYMTEALASDLNKEIDRYREVMKPAIILIPGISGNTGAGIAGVKKSVEQAVGSDILFNEE
- a CDS encoding glycoside hydrolase family 32 protein — translated: MYTCQKADEYIKKNRVDRADKPEFHLTTPVGWLNDPNGFSIYGGKAHLFYQFHPYSTEWGPMHWGHSSSKDFIKWEELPTALAPDSKFDSFGCFSGTAIENDGKHVLFYTGVVEEKLADGTKNVIQNQCMAVGDGISYEKISGNPVVDGKIMPEECSRADFRDPKVWKDEDGRYYMLTGNRTYDGIPQVVLFSSDDMYNWKFESVFAKDETGRFGVVWECPDYFEMDGHKLLIVSPQDMSADGEFHNGNNVVFFIGDVDEENHIFKYEKAVSVDSGFDFYAPQTIMTPDGRRVMIGWMQSWDSVNTLPRGQKWACMMSVPRELMISDGKLIQTPVRELCGYRQNKLVVNDTLRGEKTYEGINGRVIDMTVDIKKADCGHFTMHFAKDEIHETNVSYTPGTQMLEIDRTFAGWIRDTNCVRKVKIKNGNGLSKMRIVMDWNSIEIFVNDGEQVLSTVIYTPRNAQDIVFETDGCVELEVEKYDLNI
- a CDS encoding V0D/AC39 family V-type ATPase subunit → MADKYIYAVARIRALEMSLMSQAAIEQLVATDSYKKAVQFIIEKGWGDSDNASMDENDILRAETDKTWAAVAEMVNDMSVFDVIRLPDLYHNLKAAIKTVVAGETPAHVFFDNSEIDGQKMLSIVSDKAWDRLPEHMRDCAREAWDCMAQAGDGQMCDAVIDRGTLLAIMQAAKKADDRLLRDYAETTVAVADIKIAVRSMKTGKNKDFMKRAMAECNTLDIDRLATAAVAGMEEIERYLADTAYAGGAEALSESASAFERWCDNRIIETIKPQKYNPFTVGPIVAYILARLNEIKTVRIILTCKLNRLPEEAIRERVREMYV
- a CDS encoding V-type ATP synthase subunit A, translating into MATGKIKKVAGPLVIAEGMRDANMYDVVRVSESRLIGEIIEMHGDQASVQVYEETSGLAPGAPVESTGMPLSVELGPGLISSIYDGIQRPLDDIMKICGNNLKRGVEVPSLKRDIKWTFVPTAKVGDKVSAGDVIGTVQETVVVTQKIMVPYGVTGTIKEIKAGEFTVEETVCVVETDKGDRELTLMQKWPVRKGRPYKEKIPPVMPLITGQRVVDTFFPIAKGGVAAVPGPFGSGKTVIQHQLAKWAEADIVVYIGCGERGNEMTDVLNEFPELKDPKTGHSLMQRTVLIANTSDMPVAAREASIYTGITIAEYFRDMGYSVALMADSTSRWAEALREMSGRLQEMPGEEGYPAYLGSRLAQFYERAGMVKTLGSEGRTGALSVIGAVSPPGGDISEPVSQATLRIVKVFWGLDSSLAYKRHFPAINWLTSYSLYVDNMGKWFEENVNEKFMVDRQKMMTLLQEEAELDEIVKMVGMDALSAGDRLKMEAARSIREDFLHQNSFHDVDTYTPLHKQFLMMELIMAFYEESAQALAGGASIRNILNMPIREKIGRFKYVLPENVDEEYEKISRELDKELQEAIEKED
- a CDS encoding V-type ATP synthase subunit B; translation: MPKEYRTIQEVAGPLMLVHGVENVAYDELGEIELADGEIRRCKVLEINGEDALVQLFENSTGINLSNSKVRFLGRSMELGVSEDMLGRVFDGLGRPIDGGPEILPDERRDINGLPMNPAARNYPSEFIQTGISAIDGLNTLVRGQKLPIFSASGLPHSQLAAQIARQAKVRGTDEPFAVVFAAMGITFEEANFFTESFKETGAIDRTVLFINLANDPAVERIATPRMALTAAEYLAFEKNMHVLVILTDITNYADALREVSAARKEVPGRRGYPGYMYTDLATLYERAGRQKGKNGSITMIPILTMPEDDKTHPIPDLTGYITEGQIILSRELYRKGVTPPIDVLPSLSRLKDKGTGEGKTRGDHASTMNQLFAAYSRGKDAKELMTILGESALSDIDIIYAKFAEAFEKEYVSQGYGTDRSIEETLAIGWKLLSILPRAELKRIDDKWLDMYYGK
- a CDS encoding V-type ATP synthase subunit D, producing MANVVVNPTRMELTRLKKKLVTASRGHKLLKDKRDELMRQFLDMARENMELRKKVEAGIKAANTGFVIAKAGMNEQTLSTALMAPKQEVRIALGDRNVMSVDIPVYDYKTKSANSNDIYSYGFAFTSGELDDAVKSLSDILPDMLRLAEVEKSCQMLAAEIEKTRRRVNALEHVIIPETREGIKYISMKLDENERSTQVRLMKVKDMMLEEAHHYKEHQFEHAQ
- a CDS encoding V-type ATP synthase subunit E; its protein translation is MTGLDTIVEQILQEAQKEAEEIKAQAARNADSIIANAKKTVDKMNEDTGEKVAQAEKSGSFRAKSSSELKKRQAILAAKQTIIGNMLDKAYDAMVALPDEEYFRVIIRCLEKSVQPKSGEICFSRKDRKRLTPQTEKQIEQIAAAHGGSLKVSDGNCDIDGGFVLIYGGIEENCSFRAMLDANREHLADKVNELLFVDNR